A window of Variovorax paradoxus EPS genomic DNA:
ACACCACGACCGGAGAAACTTCCATGCAACGCAGACACCTTCTTCAGCTGGCCGCCCTGTCGGCCGCCCCGGCTTCGCTCCTGGCGAGCCGCTCGGTCTTCGCGCAATCGGCGGAGGCCATCCGCTTCGGCTGCCCGGTCCCGATGTCGGGCGCCTTCGCGGCCAACGGCAAGTTCGCCGATCTGGGCATGAAGCTGGCGATCGAGCAGTACGGCAGCGTCCTGAAGCGCCCGCTGGCCTACACGGTGCTCGACACCGAGGGCAAGCCCGCCACCGCCGTGCGCAAGGTGCAGGAAGCCTCGCAGCAGCAAGGCGCCAAGTTCTTCGCGGGCGGCATCCTGTCGTCCGAAGCGCTCGCCATGGGCAAGGAAGCCGAGAAGGCCGGCGGCCTCTTCATCACCACCGCCGGCGCCGACGAGATCACCGGCAAGGACTGCAATCCCGCCACCTTCCGCTGGTCGGTGCCCACCTTCGGCGCCATCGAGCAGACGGTGCGCCCGTTGATCGCCTCGATGCCCAAGGCCAAGCGCTGGTACACCATCACGCCGCAGTACGTGTTCGGTGACGGCCTCTTGAGTGCGGCCAAGAACATCTTCCAGGAGAAGGGCATCGAGCACGTGGGCAACAGCTACCACTCGCTCAACGAGAAGGAGTTCAGCGGCTACCTCACCAACGCGATGGCCGCCAAGCCCGATGTGCTGCTGCTGCTGAACTTCGGCGCGCAATCGTCGGCCGCGCTGCGCCAGGCGGTGAGTTTCGGCATGCACAAGAACATGACGATCCTCATGGCGTGGGCTTCGGGCCTCGAGCAGTTCGATGAGCTTGGTGCGGACCTGTGCGACGGGGTCTACTTCGGGGCGCAGTATTGGCACACAGCAGACACCACGCTCAACAAGGACCTGGTCAAGCGCACCGCCGACAAGCTCAAGATCGTGCCCAACTACAGCCTCGCGGGCTCGTACATCTGCACCAAGATCCTGATCGACGGCATCGTGAAAGCCGGCACGGTCGACCAGAAGGCGGTCATCGCCGCGCTCGAAGGCATGAAGTACGACGGCCTCACGGGCACCGAGGAAATCCGCAAGGCCGATCACCAGGTCATCAAGGACTACTACCTGCTCAAGGGCAAGGCGAAGTCGAAGATGAAGGATGCGGCTGATTACGTGGACGTGGTGAGCTCCGGCAAGTCGTTCCTTCCCATCGACAAGACCGGCTGCAAGCTGGCCTGAACCCAAGTGCATCCCACCCCGCCTGGGCAGCCTTGGCAGTGCCCGCCCACCGTTCGGGCTGAGCTTGTCGAAGCCTTTCACGCCGCGCCCAGCCCTTCGACAGGCTCAGGGCGAACGGGGTGGGGGAGGCGCCTGCCTGCATTCCGATCCTTTGCGGTCCACGAATCCACTGAATCTCCATGACCGTCTACCTGCTTCAGACCATCAACGGAATCGGCATCGGCATGCTGTATTTCCTGCTGGCCGTTGGCTTGTCCATCGTGTTCGGCCTGCTGCGATTCGTGAATTTCGCGCACGGCGCCTTCTATCTGCTGGGCGCCTATCTGTGCTTCCAGGCGATGCAGTGGGGCCTCAACTTCTGGGCCGCGCTGGTGCTGGTGCCGCTGTTCGTGGGCGCGCTCGGCTGGCTCGCTGAAAAGCTGCTGCTGCGCCGCGTGTACGCCAAGCCGCACGAGTTCCACATCCTCGTGACGGTGGGCCTTGCGCTCGCGGTGCAGGAGATCGTCATCGTGTTCTGGGGGCCGCTGGGCAACAGCGTGGCGACGCCCGACCTGCTGCAGGGCGTGGTGATGTGGGGCGACTTCGTCTATCCCAAGTACCGGCTCTTCGTGATCGGCTTCACCGCCGTGCTCGCGGTGCTCCTCTGGTGGGTGCTCGAAGGCACGCGCCTGGGCAGTGCGGTGCGCGCGGGCAGCGAATCGACCGAAATGGTGTCGCTGCTCGGCATCAACGTGTTCCGCGTGTTCAGCCTGGTGTTCGCATTGGGTGCGGCCACGGCGGCGTTGGCCGGCGTGCTGGCCGCGCCGATCCGCGGCGCCGAACCTTTCATGGGCGTCGAGGCGCTCGGCGTCGCCTTCGTGGTAGTGGTGATCGGCGGGCTCGGCAGCTTCGGCGGCGCGCTCGTCGGCGGCGTGCTGATCGGCATCGTGCAGAGCCTCATGAGCACCATCTGGCCGCCGGGGGCGAGCCTGATGATCTACATCGCGATGGGTGCAGTGCTGCTGCTGCGCCCGCATGGCCTGCTCGGCCGCAGAGGGTGAACAACGTATGCCAAGAAAAATCACTTTCCTGCTGGCGCTGATCGTCACGCTCGCGCTGCCGCTGTTCATGCGCTCGGGTTCGCTCGCGAGCGAGGTGCTGATCTATGCGCTTGCCGCATTGGGCTGCAACCTGCTGCTGGGCTACACGGGGCTCTTGTCGTTCGGACAGGGCATCTTCTTCGGCCT
This region includes:
- a CDS encoding branched-chain amino acid ABC transporter permease, whose translation is MTVYLLQTINGIGIGMLYFLLAVGLSIVFGLLRFVNFAHGAFYLLGAYLCFQAMQWGLNFWAALVLVPLFVGALGWLAEKLLLRRVYAKPHEFHILVTVGLALAVQEIVIVFWGPLGNSVATPDLLQGVVMWGDFVYPKYRLFVIGFTAVLAVLLWWVLEGTRLGSAVRAGSESTEMVSLLGINVFRVFSLVFALGAATAALAGVLAAPIRGAEPFMGVEALGVAFVVVVIGGLGSFGGALVGGVLIGIVQSLMSTIWPPGASLMIYIAMGAVLLLRPHGLLGRRG
- a CDS encoding ABC transporter substrate-binding protein produces the protein MQRRHLLQLAALSAAPASLLASRSVFAQSAEAIRFGCPVPMSGAFAANGKFADLGMKLAIEQYGSVLKRPLAYTVLDTEGKPATAVRKVQEASQQQGAKFFAGGILSSEALAMGKEAEKAGGLFITTAGADEITGKDCNPATFRWSVPTFGAIEQTVRPLIASMPKAKRWYTITPQYVFGDGLLSAAKNIFQEKGIEHVGNSYHSLNEKEFSGYLTNAMAAKPDVLLLLNFGAQSSAALRQAVSFGMHKNMTILMAWASGLEQFDELGADLCDGVYFGAQYWHTADTTLNKDLVKRTADKLKIVPNYSLAGSYICTKILIDGIVKAGTVDQKAVIAALEGMKYDGLTGTEEIRKADHQVIKDYYLLKGKAKSKMKDAADYVDVVSSGKSFLPIDKTGCKLA